In Drosophila yakuba strain Tai18E2 chromosome X, Prin_Dyak_Tai18E2_2.1, whole genome shotgun sequence, a single genomic region encodes these proteins:
- the LOC6525090 gene encoding poly(U)-specific endoribonuclease homolog, with product MRCLALSAVFVCLALAGHFRLSDAYKNEVQITPDPLDAVETTTKKSSWFGGFKKFFGSDGTTTTTSTIAPPVVTTPKSAVVTPTAANKPPPLVISHAPLMPLGPRPDTPGSSPFGASQNPQTPPQWPSSTRATPSHQPSQQPSQQPPLPGFASYRPQKPQPNSYDLSYGGGPQPTPGTGRPGFGLGTTTSTTTAKPVTSTTGKTPQQKEDFPALPGPRRPSQKEDFPALPGPKTPPGSPTPTPGSPSAWQSPLPTPQHPVHPPTKATSAATPTPTPTPPSSSSAAPTPAHGVSVEPHKVGGGGGSTTTVRPGFQSSGNSVATDDEIRQLTEQLYTKESNSQIGNIRVNLQGRTRSIDSADEAPNPLLSVDAKALESPTIVKMRLLFNNYEQDTLVNEHVTPNERKEENDFLDAVMATPVMRQAMLFLQQKGVVGPDPKTHRDLVKELWFTQYSRGQGKIGSSGFEHVFVHEVKQGTIIGFHNWVYIGDEEKDGRFDYKGYMKEQDIGTKGKIVKIRFSHQGLNKPVNTVFVGTSPELELALYTVCFQLRPDRTCPVSLGNSKFGIVTYSWRYRGKNLIGSAYPEI from the exons ATGCGCTGCCTGGCATTGAGCGCAGTGTTTGTGTGCCTGGCTCTTGCCGGCCACTTTCGTTTGTCAG ATGCGTACAAGAATGAGGTACAGATCACACCGGATCCGCTAGACGCCGTGGAGACGACGACGAAGAAGTCCAGCTGGTTTGGTGGATTCAAGAAGTTCTTTGGCAGTGATGGCACCACAACTACCACCAGCACGATTGCTCCACCGGTGGTCACCACCCCCAAATCGGCGGTGGTTACGCCCACGGCAGCCAACAAGCCACCGCCACTGGTCATCTCGCATGCACCACTGATGCCGCTGGGACCGCGACCCGATACACCGGGATCCTCACCTTTCGGAGCATCCCAAAATCCGCAGACGCCGCCCCAGTGGCCATCGAGCACCAGGGCAACGCCATCACACCAGCCATCACAGCAGCCATCACAGCAGCCTCCTCTGCCCGGATTCGCCTCCTATCGGCCACAGAAACCGCAGCCGAATAGCTACGATCTGAGCTACGGTGGTGGACCACAACCAACGCCAGGAACAGGACGTCCTGGTTTTGGACTGGGCACTACGACCAGCACGACCACAGCGAAGCCCGTTACCAGCACCACAGGTAAGACGCCGCAGCAAAAGGAGGATTTCCCGGCGCTGCCAGGACCTCGAAGGCCATCCCAAAAGGAGGACTTCCCAGCTCTGCCCGGGCCCAAAACTCCGCCAGGCTCGCCTACGCCCACGCCGGGCTCTCCATCGGCTTGGCAATCGCCGTTGCCAACGCCCCAGCATCCTGTGCATCCGCCCACCAAGGCTACGTCGGCGGCCACGCCTACGCCGACACCAACGCCACCGTCCTCTTCCTCGGCAGCGCCCACTCCCGCCCACGGAGTGTCGGTGGAACCGCACAAGGTCGGAGGTGGGGGCGGCAGCACAACCACTGTGCGACCCGGCTTCCAGTCGTCGGGCAACTCGGTGGCCACCGATGACGAGATCCGCCAGCTGACGGAGCAACTGTACACCAAGGAGAGCAACAGCCAGATCGGAAACATTCGGGTGAATCTGCAGGGACGCACGCGTTCCATTGACAGCGCCGATGAGGCACCCAATCC ACTTTTGAGTGTGGACGCAAAGGCTCTGGAATCGCCGACGATCGTGAAGATGCGACTGCTGTTCAACAACTACGAGCAGGACACCCTTGTCAACGAGCATGTGACCCCCAACGAGCGCAAGGAGGAGAACGACTTCCTGGACGCAGTGATGGCCACGCCGGTGATGCGTCAGGCCATGCTCTTCCTGCAGCAGAAGGGAGTGGTCGGTCCCGATCCGAAGACCCACCGCGATCTGGTCAAGGAGCTGTGGTTCACACAGTACTCCCGCGGTCAGGGCAAGATCGGCAGTTCCGGCTTCGAGCACGTCTTTGTCCACGAGGTGAAGCAGGGCACCATCATCGGATTCCACAACTGGGTCTATATTGGCGATGAGGAAAAGGACGGTCGCTTTGACTACAAGGGTTATATGAAGGAGCAGGATATTGGCACG AAGGGCAAAATCGTCAAGATCCGCTTCTCGCATCAGGGACTCAACAAGCCGGTGAACACTGTGTTCGTGGGCACCTCTCCGGAACTGGAGCTCGCCCTGTACACCGTCTGCTTCCAGCTACGGCCGGATCGCACCTGTCCAGTGTCCTTGGGCAATAGCAAGTTCGGCATCGTCACCTATTCGTGGCGCTACCGGGGAAAGAACCTCATTGGCAGCGCCTATCCGGAGATTTAG